Proteins encoded by one window of Cucurbita pepo subsp. pepo cultivar mu-cu-16 chromosome LG14, ASM280686v2, whole genome shotgun sequence:
- the LOC111810343 gene encoding cation/H(+) antiporter 3-like codes for MGLAIGCSWNQWDDAKSKLFGVGSQNVLVLLTDFGYALYLFLSAAKIDVTMSVKTGKSSLLIGIPAVVAPLLIEGLVRNGLYGDTHLTRKQRTALPVLMGFHGMTSFPVVASLVSELQIVNSELGRLSLSSALVSDIFGVLIMIAIGQVNRFNNNPSKASAELSCLLLLFLLAVFVFRPAMRWIIKQTPEGAPVKSSYIQLVIFLALLSTVLASFTGQSPIIGPFIFGLAVPDGAPLASTLVDKLETLVSDMFMPILITTCALRVDFSKISAATFHNDFTKMNIILICAAVGIKFVTCVVSSKYCKFPFKDALTISLIVGCKGSVELVSYRIVRDYDGIDDGLYGTCIICILIIATFVPAAVRCLYDPSTKYAGFQNRNIMHLNPSSDQLRLLACIHRNENITAILHLLNVSCPTPVSPLTVHIFHLIELPGRTAPILISHKQQDDPLDNHSYSRHIINSFDRFERDNEGTVYIECFTAVSPCTVMHDEVCTLALDKIASLIILPFHITWTVDGFIDQDDQKIRKLNYSVLEKAPCSVGIFVDRGNLGRFRAMVSSSEMICSCSVCVIFVGGKDDREAISYAKRMVSDSRVRLTVLRLRAPMEDQNGSKSRQTWEDRVDGEVVKDFKSKCLGDERVVYLENVCRDGQETAFILRKIADRFDLIIVGRRNGLQSPQTAGLDEWNEFPELGLLGDLIASTDINTRASLLVMQQQQIR; via the exons ATGGGATTGGCAATTGGGTGTTCGTGGAATCAATGGGACGACGCCAAATCAAAGCTTTTTGGCGTGGGGAGTCAAAACGTGCTTGTATTACTCACAGATTTTGGCTACGCATTGTACTTGTTTCTAAGTGCAGCAAAAATAGACGTAACAATGTCAGTAAAAACAGGGAAAAGCTCGTTACTCATAGGAATTCCAGCCGTAGTAGCCCCGCTACTCATTGAAGGTTTGGTTCGGAATGGCCTTTACGGTGACACCCATTTAACAAGGAAACAAAGGACAGCCCTCCCCGTCTTGATGGGGTTTCATGGGATGACTTCATTTCCCGTTGTTGCTTCCCTTGTAAGCGAGCTTCAAATTGTGAACTCAGAGTTGGGGCGTTTAAGCCTTTCATCCGCCTTGGTCAGTGACATTTTTGGTGTCTTAATTATGATCGCAATCGGCCAGGTCAACAGATTCAACAACAACCCTTCAAAAGCCTCAGCTGAATTGAGTTGTTTATTGCTGCTATTTCTTCTGGCTGTCTTTGTGTTCAGGCCTGCAATGCGTTGGATCATCAAACAGACGCCTGAAGGAGCGCCTGTGAAGAGCTCTTACATTCAACTCGTTATTTTTTTGGCTCTGCTTTCCACCGTTTTGGCAAGCTTCACGGGTCAGTCTCCCATTATAGGCCCTTTCATTTTTGGGTTGGCTGTTCCCGATGGAGCTCCTTTAGCATCAACGCTTGTGGACAAACTGGAAACCCTTGTTTCAGATATGTTTATGCCTATTTTGATCACTACTTGTGCTTTGAGAGTGGATTTTTCAAAGATTTCAGCCGCTACTTTTCACAATGATTTCACTAAAATGAACATAATTCTCATATGTGCGGCTGTTGGTATCAAATTTGTGACCTGTGTTGTGTCTTCCAAGTATTGCAAGTTTCCCTTCAAGGATGCTTTGACAATATCTCTCATTGTGGGCTGCAAAGGCTCTGTGGAATTGGTTTCCTACAGAATAGTGAGAGACTACGAT GGAATTGACGACGGGCTATATGGGACCTGCATTATATGCATCTTAATTATAGCAACATTTGTGCCAGCTGCAGTGAGATGCTTGTATGATCCTTCAACGAAATATGCAGGGTTTCAGAACAGGAACATCATGCACTTGAATCCCTCCTCCGACCAGCTTCGACTGCTCGCCTGCATTCATCGGAACGAAAACATTACTGCCATTCTTCATCTTCTGAATGTCTCGTGTCCTACCCCGGTCAGCCCGCTCACCGTTCATATATTCCATCTGATCGAGCTCCCTGGTCGGACCGCCCCCATCCTCATTTCTCACAAACAGCAAGACGACCCCCTCGACAACCACTCTTACTCTCGacatataattaattctttCGATCGGTTTGAGAGAGACAATGAAGGGACGGTGTACATTGAATGCTTCACGGCAGTCTCACCATGCACAGTCATGCACGACGAGGTATGCACGCTGGCGCTCGACAAGATCGCATCGCTTATAATACTTCCTTTCCATATAACATGGACTGTGGATGGTTTTATCGACCAAGATGACCAAAAGATCAGGAAATTGAACTACAGCGTGCTTGAAAAGGCTCCTTGTTCGGTCGGCATCTTCGTCGACCGGGGAAATTTAGGACGCTTCAGAGCAATGGTATCGTCGTCGGAAATGATATGTAGTTGCTCAGTGTGTGTGATCTTCGTGGGAGGGAAGGATGATAGGGAGGCAATATCATACGCCAAACGCATGGTAAGCGACTCGAGAGTCAGGCTGACGGTGCTTCGACTGCGGGCGCCGATGGAAGATCAAAACGGATCAAAGTCACGCCAGACCTGGGAAGACAGAGTTGATGGAGAGGTTGTTAAAGATTTTAAATCCAAGTGTTTGGGAGATGAGAGAGTGGTGTATTTGGAGAATGTGTGCAGAGATGGACAAGAAACCGCATTCATTCTTAGAAAAATAGCTGACAGGTTTGATCTTATCATAGtgggaagaagaaatgggCTTCAATCTCCTCAAACTGCTGGCCTCGATGAATGGAATGAATTCCCAGAGCTTGGCCTCCTTGGAGATTTGATTGCTTCAACTGATATCAACACTAGAGCTTCTCTGTTGGTAATGCAACAACAACAGATCAGATGA
- the LOC111810344 gene encoding inorganic phosphate transporter 1-11-like, with protein MAIAVLDALDNARTQWYHITAIVIAGMGFFTDAYDLFCISTVSKLLGRLYYFDPDSSKPGKLPNAVNNAVVGVALVGTLMGQLFFGWLGDKLGRKKVYGVTLILMAFCAICSGLSFGSTSKSVIGTLCFFRFWLGFGIGGDYPLSATIMSEYANKKTRGAFIAAVFAMQGVGLIFAGLVSMILSKIFVSLHDAPSYKSNHVFSTQPQGDFLWRIVLMLGALPAILTYYWRMKMPETGRYTALIEGNAKQAAADMGKVLEITIQAEQDKLSNFKSANEYGLVSKEFFHRHGLHLIGTTTTWFLLDIAFYSNNLTQKDIFPAMNLTKKPEEVSALEEVYETSKAMFLVALLGTFPGYWFTVFLIEKLGRFKIQLIGFFMMSIFMAVLGIRYNYLKNHPAEFALLYGLTFFFANFGPNSTTFVLPAELFPTRVRSTCHALSAASGKAGAIVGAFGVQNYTLDGNPSKIQKAMIFLAFTNMLGFVFTFLVTETKGRSLEEISGEDGGAGEPETQMPVRSMGKPGAQMEEEN; from the exons ATGGCCATCGCCGTGCTCGATGCCCTCGACAACGCTCGGACACAATGGTACCATATTACCGCCATAGTCATCGCCGGGATGGGCTTCTTCACCGACGCCTACGATCTTTTCTGCATCTCAACCGTGTCGAAGCTTCTCGGTCGACTTTACTACTTCGATCCAGATAGTTCGAAGCCGGGAAAACTTCCGAACGCAGTCAACAATGCTGTTGTTGGAGTTGCCCTGGTTGGAACCCTGATGGGGCAACTTTTCTTTGGGTGGTTGGGTGACAAACTTGGGAGGAAGAAAGTCTATGGTGTTACCCTTATTCTTATGGCCTTTTGTGCCATTTGCTCAGGGTTGTCCTTTGGATCAACATCAAAATCAGTGATTGGTACCCTTTGCTTCTTTAGATTTTGGCTTGGATTTGGTATTGGTGGCGACTATCCCCTTTCAGCCACCATCATGTCTGAATATGCTAACAAAAAAACTCGAGGGGCTTTCATTGCAGCCGTCTTCGCCATGCAG GGTGTGGGGCTGATATTCGCAGGGCTTGTGTCAATGATTCTATCAAAAATCTTCGTGTCCCTTCACGATGCTCCCTCCTACAAAAGCAACCATGTATTTTCCACACAGCCTCAAGGAGACTTCCTATGGCGGATTGTGTTAATGCTTGGTGCTTTGCCAGCCATCTTAACATACTATTGGCGAATGAAGATGCCTGAGACAGGGCGCTACACCGCCCTTATTGAAGGCAATGCCAAGCAAGCGGCTGCAGACATGGGGAAGGTGTTAGAGATCACAATTCAAGCCGAACAAGACAAGCTTTCTAATTTCAAATCCGCCAATGAATATGGATTGGTGTCTAAGGAGTTCTTTCACCGCCATGGGCTCCATTTGATAGGCACCACCACCACATGGTTCTTGTTGGACATTGCGTTTTATAGCAATAACCTTACACAAAAGGACATCTTCCCAGCAATGAATTTGACAAAGAAACCAGAAGAAGTTAGCGCATTGGAAGAGGTTTATGAAACATCAAAGGCTATGTTTCTTGTTGCATTACTTGGCACATTCCCTGGATATTGGTTCACTGTGTTCCTGATTGAGAAGCTTGGAaggttcaaaattcaattgatTGGATTCTTCATGATGTCCATTTTCATGGCGGTCCTCGGCATTCGCTACAATTATTTGAAGAATCATCCCGCCGAGTTCGCCCTCCTTTATGGCTTGACGTTCTTCTTTGCCAACTTTGGTCCCAATAGTACCACCTTTGTCCTCCCGGCCGAGCTCTTCCCAACACGGGTTCGGTCGACGTGCCATGCGCTAAGTGCAGCGTCGGGGAAGGCCGGTGCCATCGTTGGAGCTTTCGGGGTGCAAAACTATACGTTAGATGGTAACCCTAGCAAGATTCAAAAGGCCATGATTTTCTTAGCCTTCACCAACATGCTAGGGTTTGTGTTTACATTCTTGGTGACCGAGACCAAAGGCCGATCATTAGAGGAGATCTCCGGCGAGGACGGGGGCGCCGGTGAGCCAGAAACTCAAATGCCAGTGAGATCAATGGGAAAGCCAGGAGctcaaatggaagaagaaaattga
- the LOC111810325 gene encoding ethylene-responsive transcription factor CRF4-like — protein MEDTLFCPVKLTEHRNFTSKFSLKKYHQSESRVVRISVTDPDATDSSSDEEELFERQRVKKYINEIKIQSGCRNSLLPSCRKRSAGEQSDSRRSGKVVPATNGKKFRGVRQRPWGKWAAEIRDPARRVRLWLGTYDTAEEAAMVYDNAAIQLRGPDALTNFATPSPVPMPEKEVEVANIASGSGSYYDSSEESHNLSSPTSVLHFRTPSPEETEKPQKPDESQQPPPPFADDQFHECQVKTTISSEYYTEFPRFDDVFKLPIPESPIFVDEQPLFFEESIWNEDFSEFFTNLPEDFGTPLLSSPISQGGDDYFQDILMGSDPLVVL, from the coding sequence ATGGAGGATACTCTGTTTTGTCCTGTTAAACTCACGGAGCACCGGAACTTCACCAGCAAATTTtccctaaaaaaatatcaccAATCGGAAAGTAGAGTCGTACGGATATCGGTGACGGACCCTGATGCGACGGATTCGTCGAGCGATGAGGAAGAGTTGTTCGAGCGGCAGAGAGTGAAGAAGTACATCAATGAGATCAAAATCCAAAGTGGGTGTCGAAATAGCCTTTTACCCAGTTGCCGGAAGAGGTCTGCTGGTGAGCAATCAGACTCCCGGCGTTCGGGGAAGGTGGTTCCGGCAACGAATGGGAAGAAGTTTCGTGGTGTACGGCAGCGGCCTTGGGGTAAGTGGGCGGCGGAGATTAGAGATCCTGCCCGCCGTGTACGTTTGTGGCTCGGGACCTACGACACGGCGGAGGAAGCCGCGATGGTGTATGACAACGCTGCCATTCAGCTTCGCGGACCGGACGCTTTGACGAACTTTGCAACGCCATCACCGGTGCCGATGCCGGAGAAGGAAGTTGAAGTGGCCAATATCGCCTCTGGTTCCGGCTCCTATTACGATTCCAGTGAGGAGTCTCACAATTTGTCATCTCCGACTTCGGTTCTCCACTTCAGAACGCCGTCGCCAGAAGAAACTGAAAAGCCCCAAAAACCCGATGAGTCTCAGCAACCGCCGCCGCCGTTCGCCGACGATCAATTTCACGAATGTCAAGTCAAAACTACTATTTCCTCGGAGTATTACACCGAGTTCCCCAGATTCGACGACGTCTTCAAACTTCCGATCCCCGAATCGCCGATCTTCGTCGATGAACAGCCTCTATTCTTCGAAGAAAGCATATGGAACGAAGATTTCAGTGAATTTTTCACTAATTTGCCTGAAGATTTTGGAACCCCATTATTATCATCTCCGATCAGCCAAGGGGGCGACGACTATTTCCAAGATATTTTGATGGGATCAGACCCCTTGGTGGTTCTGTAA
- the LOC111810029 gene encoding ubiquitin-conjugating enzyme E2 10: MASKRILKELKDLQKDPPTSCSAGPVAEDMFHWQATIMGPPDSPYAGGVFLVTIHFPPDYPFKPPKVAFRTKVFHPNINSNGSICLDILKEQWSPALTISKVLLSICSLLTDPNPDDPLVPEIAHMYKTDRNKYETTARSWTQKYAMG, translated from the exons ATGGCGTCGAAGAGGATCTTGAAGGAACTCAAGGATTTGCAGAAGGACCCTCCTACCTCATGTAGCGCtg GCCCAGTTGCCGAAGATATGTTTCATTGGCAAGCTACCATAATGGGTCCTCCAGACAGTCCTTATGCTGGGGGTGTTTTCCTTGTCACCATTCATTTTCCTCCGGATTATCCTTTTAAGCCTCCTAAG GTGGCATTTAGAACGAAGGTTTTCCACCCAAATATCAACAGCAATGGTAGTATTTGCCTTGACATTTTGAAAGAGCAGTGGAGCCCTGCCCTAACTATTTCCAAG GTGTTACTTTCAATCTGTTCTCTGTTGACGGACCCAAATCCGGATGACCCACTGGTGCCTGAGATCGCTCACATGTACAAGACTGACAGGAACAAATACGAGACAACTGCTAGGAGCTGGACGCAGAAGTACGCCATGGGGTGA
- the LOC111810025 gene encoding probable inactive receptor kinase At4g23740, which produces MMKNSFIFLEIILFLAIIWPGVLTEPVEDKQALLDFFHTIPHSPSLNWNENSSVCNSWTGVFCNSDESRVVALRLPGNGLLGPIPVNTLSRLSALETLSLRLNRITGPFPSDFSKLQNLSSLYLQYNEFSGPLPLDFSIWSNLSVIDLSNNLFNGSIPSSISKLSHLTVLNLANNSFTGEIPELAIPSLQRLDLSNNNLTGNVPHSLQRFPSWVFVGNNVTAEHVAIPPSIPLQPPSTQPTRKDKGLSESAILGIAIGGSVIGFLLLVVLLTACWLKKGKELSSSMETKKKETFMMKRGFESQEQKNNLNFFQDSNLAFDLEDLLRASAEVLGKGTFGVSYKAALEDSTTVVVKRLNQVNVGKREFEQQMELIGKIKHENVVSLRAYYYSKDEKLTVYDYYGQGSVSAMLHSKEGDGLRALDWDTRMKIAIGAARGLAHIHTENGGKSCHGNIRASNIFLNSNGYGCVSDVGLAALMNSTPVPATRTPGYRAPELTDSRRVSEAADVYSFGVVLLELLTGKSPIHVEGCNEVVNLVRWVNSVVREEWTAEVFDVELLRYPNIEEEMVEMLQIGLSCVAKMPEQRPKMMDIASRIEQVRQLSTGTRPSTGSKSAYSTPVHVMEIGSSSHLH; this is translated from the exons atgatgaagaatAGCTTCATCTTCCTCGAGATTATATTGTTTTTAGCAATCATCTGGCCGGGGGTTCTCACTGAGCCAGTTGAAGACAAGCAAGCTTTGCTGGATTTCTTCCATACTATCCCCCACTCGCCTTCTCTCAATTGGAATGAGAATAGTTCTGTGTGCAATTCCTGGACGGGAGTGTTTTGCAACTCTGATGAGTCCAGAGTAGTAGCCCTACGATTACCCGGCAATGGTCTGCTCGGCCCTATCCCTGTGAATACTCTTAGCCGCCTATCTGCGCTGGAGACTCTAAGCCTTAGGTTGAATAGGATAACAGGACCTTTCCCTTCTGATTTTTCGAAGCTACAAAACTTGAGTTCCTTGTATCTGCAATACAACGAGTTTTCTGGTCCTTTGCCTTTAGATTTTTCAATTTGGAGTAACCTTAGTGTCATTGATCTATCCAACAATCTCTTTAATGGGAGTATTCCTTCCTCTATCTCAAAATTGAGTCATTTGACAGTTCTGAATCTTGCAAACAACTCGTTTACAGGTGAAATTCCGGAGCTTGCTATTCCGAGTTTGCAACGGTTAGATCTGTCTAATAATAATCTTACTGGAAATGTGCCTCATTCTCTTCAACGATTTCCGAGTTGGGTGTTCGTCGGTAACAATGTTACTGCAGAACATGTTGCCATTCCCCCATCTATTCCTCTCCAGCCTCCCAGTACTCAACCGACAAGAAAAGACAAAGGGCTAAGTGAATCTGCAATACTTGGTATTGCAATTGGTGGTTCTGTTATTGGGTTTCTTTTGCTAGTTGTTCTGTTGACTGCTTGTTGgttgaaaaaaggaaaagaactgAGTTCCTCCATGGAGACCAAGAAGAAGGAAACATTTATGATGAAAAGGGGTTTTGAGAGCcaagaacaaaagaacaacCTTAATTTCTTTCAGGATTCTAATCTTGCATTTGATTTGGAAGACCTGTTGAGAGCATCGGCCGAGGTTCTTGGGAAGGGAACGTTCGGCGTGAGCTACAAGGCAGCTTTGGAGGACTCGACGACCGTGGTAGTGAAGAGGCTGAATCAGGTGAATGTTGGAAAGCGAGAATTTGAACAGCAGATGGAGTTGATTGGAAAAATTAAGCATGAGAACGTCGTTTCTTTACGAGCATACTATTATTCGAAGGATGAGAAGCTTACGGTCTATGACTACTACGGACAAGGGAGCGTGTCTGCAATGTTACACA GTAAAGAAGGAGATGGTTTACGTGCGTTAGATTGGGATACTCGGATGAAGATTGCGATTGGAGCAGCTCGAGGTCTTGCTCATATTCACACGGAAAATGGTGGAAAAAGTTGCCATGGAAACATCAGAGCCTCAAACATTTTCCTCAACTCTAACGGATACGGCTGTGTATCCGACGTCGGGTTGGCTGCATTGATGAACTCAACTCCAGTACCAGCCACGAGAACTCCTGGTTACCGAGCGCCTGAATTGACCGACAGTCGGAGAGTATCGGAAGCAGCTGATGTGTACAGTTTTGGGGTGGTGCTGCTGGAGCTTCTGACTGGAAAGTCCCCCATACACGTTGAAGGTTGTAATGAAGTTGTTAATTTGGTGAGATGGGTGAACTCTGTGGTGAGGGAGGAATGGACAGCAGAAGTGTTCGACGTGGAGCTTCTCAGGTATCCAAAcatagaagaagaaatggtaGAGATGCTGCAAATTGGGTTGTCTTGTGTTGCCAAAATGCCAGAGCAGAGGCCGAAAATGATGGATATCGCGTCGAGAATCGAGCAAGTTCGGCAACTGAGTACCGGAACCCGACCATCGACTGGGTCAAAATCAGCGTATTCGACTCCAGTTCATGTAATGGAAATCGGCTCTTCCTCACATTTACATTGA